A window from Pseudooceanicola algae encodes these proteins:
- a CDS encoding sugar phosphorylase — translation MGSETSSAFQHRLKALVRQIYPEHDSKILAKGLTEAFWPEGTERRKRGRVPGNRQWSERDAMMITYGNSIVDGRYKPLDLLRDFMENHLTGVLNGVHILPFFPYTSDDGFAVTDYRAVNPILGDWADIQRIGSEFLLMSDLVLNHVSSSSAWFNDYRQGHPPYDKFFFEASPEDDLSDVVRPRTHPLLREVKTSRGPKHVWCTFSHDQVDLDFRNPEVLMEFLRVMRLHIDNGVRIVRLDAVAFIWKEIGTKSIHMPQTHAIVRMMRLFADWASEPVILLTETNVPNRENLSYFGNRNEAHAVYNFSLPPLILHAMLSGTAEYLIRWQGAMPPAQLGCAYLNFTASHDGIGMRPAEGILSPDDTSAVIDAVRQFGGKVSMRALPDGGESPYELNITWFSAMAGTFAGPDEHQITRFLASQTMMMALEGIPAFYIHSLLGCRNDVEGVEKSGQNRAINRHRWEYTELQDRLADPTSEQHIILEELSRRIRIRRRQRGFHPNATQFTLQQLDDRLFGIWRQSLDRDQSIFAIHNVSADAITIDPLEINLIDGEAWVDLLSGEEILPEGKMIPFAPYQCRWITNRG, via the coding sequence ATGGGTTCCGAAACCTCCTCGGCGTTTCAGCACCGGCTGAAGGCGCTTGTCCGGCAGATTTATCCGGAACATGACAGCAAGATTTTGGCGAAAGGCCTGACAGAGGCCTTCTGGCCCGAAGGGACCGAGCGCCGCAAACGGGGCCGCGTCCCCGGCAACCGGCAATGGTCGGAACGCGACGCGATGATGATCACCTATGGCAATTCCATCGTGGACGGGCGCTACAAGCCGCTCGATCTGCTGCGGGATTTCATGGAAAATCACCTGACCGGCGTGCTGAACGGCGTGCATATCCTGCCGTTCTTTCCCTACACCTCGGATGATGGTTTCGCGGTGACCGATTACCGGGCGGTCAACCCGATCCTTGGCGATTGGGCGGATATTCAACGCATCGGCTCGGAGTTCCTGCTGATGTCGGATCTGGTGCTGAACCACGTGTCCAGCTCCTCGGCCTGGTTCAACGATTACCGTCAGGGGCATCCGCCCTACGACAAGTTCTTCTTCGAGGCATCGCCCGAAGACGACCTGTCCGACGTTGTCCGCCCGCGGACCCATCCGCTGCTGCGTGAAGTGAAGACCAGCCGCGGGCCGAAGCATGTCTGGTGCACTTTCAGTCACGATCAGGTCGACCTCGATTTCCGCAACCCCGAAGTGCTGATGGAATTCCTGCGCGTCATGCGCCTGCATATCGACAATGGGGTGCGGATCGTCCGGCTGGATGCCGTGGCCTTCATCTGGAAGGAAATCGGCACCAAGTCGATCCACATGCCCCAGACCCATGCCATCGTGCGCATGATGCGGCTGTTTGCGGACTGGGCCAGCGAGCCTGTGATCCTGCTGACCGAAACCAATGTGCCCAACCGCGAGAACCTCAGCTATTTCGGCAACCGGAACGAGGCCCACGCGGTCTACAACTTCTCGCTGCCGCCACTGATCCTGCACGCGATGTTGTCGGGGACGGCGGAATACCTGATCCGCTGGCAGGGGGCGATGCCGCCGGCGCAACTGGGCTGTGCCTACCTGAACTTTACCGCCTCCCACGACGGGATCGGCATGCGTCCGGCCGAAGGCATCCTGTCGCCCGACGATACCAGCGCGGTGATCGACGCGGTGCGCCAGTTCGGTGGCAAGGTGTCGATGCGGGCGTTGCCCGATGGCGGCGAATCCCCCTACGAGCTGAATATCACCTGGTTCAGCGCCATGGCGGGGACCTTCGCGGGACCGGACGAACACCAGATCACGCGGTTCCTCGCATCCCAGACAATGATGATGGCGCTCGAAGGCATTCCCGCTTTCTACATCCATTCCCTGTTGGGCTGTCGCAACGATGTCGAGGGCGTGGAAAAAAGCGGCCAGAACCGGGCCATCAACCGTCACCGCTGGGAATATACCGAGCTTCAGGACCGTCTTGCCGATCCTACCTCGGAACAGCATATCATCCTGGAAGAGCTTTCCCGCCGCATCCGGATCCGTCGTCGCCAGCGCGGCTTCCACCCCAATGCGACGCAGTTCACCCTGCAACAGCTCGACGACCGCCTTTTCGGCATCTGGCGTCAAAGCCTTGACCGGGATCAGTCGATCTTTGCGATCCACAATGTCTCGGCCGATGCGATCACCATCGATCCGCTGGAGATCAACCTGATCGACGGCGAAGCCTGGGTCGACCTGCTGAGCGGCGAGGAGATCCTGCCCGAAGGCAAGATGATCCCCTTCGCGCCCTACCAATGCCGCTGGATCACCAACCGCGGCTAG
- a CDS encoding glycosyltransferase family protein yields the protein MADFHQNGNIATIHNLRTRSDEDISRELQSYAATRKISLVLPSLFSELEGDALPNILEELAKVPYLHRIVIGLDQANEEQYRHARKFFSVLPQTHVVIWNSSPRMLEIQDRLEKLGLGPIENGKGKNVWGCLGFLIACADSSVVAIHDCDIVTYEKEMLDRMVYPVANPNFPYQLSKGYYARVGDGKINGRVSRMLVSPLLIALKRTIGDRDYLDFLRAFRYPLSGEMAMRTGILPDLRIPSDWGLEIGVLSEAWRNLAPKSVCQVEIADHYDHKHQDLSAEDKSRGLSRMSIDICKAMFRKLAADGTVFNEEVFRTLKATYYRSALDVLDCYYNDAKANGLYLDRHSEENAVELFADNIITAGQMFLEKPSETPFIPTWNRVHSADPDLMTDMLKAVAEDLKEYA from the coding sequence GTGGCTGATTTTCACCAGAACGGCAATATCGCCACCATCCACAATCTGCGCACCCGCTCGGACGAGGATATCAGTCGCGAATTGCAAAGCTATGCCGCGACCCGCAAGATCAGCCTGGTCCTACCGTCGCTCTTTTCCGAACTGGAAGGCGACGCCCTGCCCAACATCCTGGAAGAACTTGCAAAAGTCCCCTACCTGCACCGGATCGTCATCGGCCTTGATCAGGCGAACGAGGAACAGTACCGACACGCTCGCAAGTTCTTTTCGGTCCTGCCCCAGACCCATGTGGTGATCTGGAACTCCAGCCCCCGGATGCTGGAAATCCAGGACCGGCTGGAAAAGCTGGGCCTTGGCCCGATCGAGAACGGCAAGGGCAAGAACGTCTGGGGCTGCCTCGGTTTCCTGATCGCCTGCGCGGACAGCTCGGTGGTGGCGATTCACGATTGCGATATCGTCACATACGAAAAGGAAATGCTGGACCGGATGGTCTATCCGGTCGCCAACCCGAATTTCCCCTATCAACTGTCCAAGGGGTATTACGCGCGGGTCGGTGACGGCAAGATCAATGGGCGGGTCAGCAGGATGCTCGTCTCGCCGCTGCTGATCGCGCTGAAGCGTACCATCGGGGATCGCGATTACCTCGATTTCCTGCGCGCCTTCCGGTACCCGCTGTCGGGCGAAATGGCGATGCGGACCGGCATCCTGCCGGATTTGCGCATCCCGTCCGACTGGGGACTTGAGATCGGAGTGCTGTCCGAGGCCTGGCGCAACCTGGCGCCGAAATCGGTCTGCCAGGTCGAGATCGCCGACCATTACGACCACAAGCACCAGGATCTGAGCGCCGAGGACAAGAGCCGCGGCTTGTCGCGCATGTCCATCGACATCTGCAAGGCCATGTTCCGCAAGCTGGCCGCCGATGGCACGGTCTTCAACGAAGAAGTCTTCCGGACCCTGAAAGCGACCTATTATCGCTCGGCTCTGGATGTGCTGGATTGCTATTACAACGATGCCAAGGCCAACGGGCTCTACCTCGACCGGCATTCCGAGGAAAACGCGGTCGAACTATTTGCCGACAACATCATCACGGCCGGGCAGATGTTCCTGGAAAAGCCATCCGAGACACCCTTCATCCCGACCTGGAACCGGGTGCACTCGGCTGATCCAGACCTGATGACGGATATGCTGAAGGCCGTGGCGGAGGATCTGAAGGAATACGCCTGA
- a CDS encoding HAD-IIB family hydrolase: MTQPPFIVFTDLDGTLLDHASYSYDAALPALAALKDLGVPVILASSKTGPEIAVLRDELGLAACPAIVENGAGLLPAHAAPEVGGHAYRDLRRALDVLPPALRGSFRGFGDLGPHGVAENAGLPPEQAAMACRRSFSEPGIWSGSAADEAAFVAVLAKSGISARRGGRYLTLSHGGTKADRMVEVAAQYGAGRSVALGDAPNDAEMLASADIGIVIANPHGNALPDLAQIARGEIRRSTKFGPEGWNEMMLPLLSEWAL; this comes from the coding sequence ATGACCCAGCCCCCCTTCATTGTCTTCACCGACCTCGACGGAACCCTGCTGGATCATGCCAGCTACAGCTATGATGCCGCCCTGCCCGCGCTTGCAGCGTTGAAGGACCTCGGTGTGCCCGTGATCCTGGCCTCTTCCAAGACCGGTCCCGAGATCGCGGTGCTGCGCGATGAACTGGGCCTCGCCGCCTGCCCTGCCATCGTCGAAAATGGCGCCGGGCTGCTGCCCGCCCATGCCGCACCAGAGGTCGGGGGCCACGCCTACCGCGATCTGCGCCGGGCGCTGGATGTGCTGCCGCCCGCACTGCGCGGGTCCTTTCGCGGGTTCGGCGACCTCGGCCCCCACGGGGTGGCGGAAAACGCCGGCCTGCCGCCTGAACAGGCCGCGATGGCGTGTCGACGCAGCTTTTCTGAACCGGGGATCTGGTCGGGCAGCGCCGCAGATGAGGCCGCCTTTGTCGCCGTCCTGGCCAAAAGCGGAATTTCCGCGCGGCGTGGCGGGCGTTACCTGACCCTGTCCCATGGAGGCACCAAGGCCGACCGCATGGTAGAGGTCGCCGCGCAGTACGGCGCCGGGCGCAGCGTGGCGCTTGGCGATGCGCCCAATGACGCCGAAATGCTGGCCTCGGCCGATATCGGTATCGTCATCGCCAATCCCCATGGCAATGCCCTGCCCGATCTCGCGCAGATCGCGCGGGGCGAAATTCGCCGAAGCACGAAATTCGGTCCTGAAGGCTGGAACGAGATGATGCTGCCGCTACTATCAGAGTGGGCGCTATAG
- a CDS encoding preprotein translocase subunit YajC, whose translation MSGSTSCGAARAVPLITAGLGRRCTNAPGPPENRALDFARFFAQQLMHPKTEEATETSVLNNIGLPGLLIIVLLFGLPIFLISRSSKRKAAERKRMADALEEIAKAKK comes from the coding sequence ATGTCCGGTTCGACGAGCTGCGGCGCGGCCCGCGCCGTGCCACTAATAACGGCCGGTTTGGGCCGAAGGTGCACGAACGCCCCTGGCCCCCCAGAGAACCGCGCCCTTGATTTTGCTAGATTCTTTGCGCAACAACTTATGCACCCGAAAACAGAAGAAGCGACAGAGACCAGCGTGCTTAACAACATCGGCCTGCCGGGCCTCTTGATTATCGTACTTTTGTTCGGCTTGCCTATCTTTCTGATTAGTCGCTCTAGCAAACGCAAAGCTGCTGAGCGGAAACGTATGGCAGACGCTTTGGAGGAAATCGCGAAAGCGAAGAAGTAG
- a CDS encoding DsbA family oxidoreductase: MTNPLRIDIVSDVMCPWCIIGYRQLSRALEASGTEHEIHWHPFELNPQMPPEGQNTREHIAEKYGSTPEQSEQSRQQMKALADDLGFDFQWTRDSRMHNTFNTHQLLHWAGLQGRKHDLKMALFTAHFTDQRNLSDDAVLADVAAEIGLERDEAAAVLDDQRFADEVRSAEQFWQQQGISGVPAVVFDRKHLVTGAQGVDNYTGILAQLAEMRG; the protein is encoded by the coding sequence ATGACCAATCCCCTTCGTATCGATATCGTCTCCGATGTAATGTGCCCCTGGTGCATCATCGGCTACCGGCAACTTTCCCGCGCGCTGGAGGCTTCCGGCACCGAGCATGAAATCCACTGGCATCCGTTCGAGCTGAACCCCCAGATGCCTCCGGAGGGCCAGAATACCCGCGAACATATCGCCGAGAAATATGGCAGCACGCCAGAGCAATCCGAACAATCGCGCCAGCAGATGAAGGCGCTGGCCGACGATCTGGGATTCGACTTCCAGTGGACCAGGGACTCGCGCATGCATAACACCTTCAACACGCACCAACTGCTTCATTGGGCCGGTCTGCAGGGCCGCAAACATGATCTGAAAATGGCGCTGTTCACCGCGCATTTCACCGATCAGCGCAACCTGTCCGACGATGCCGTGCTCGCCGATGTTGCCGCTGAGATCGGTTTGGAGCGCGATGAGGCCGCCGCGGTGCTGGATGATCAGCGCTTTGCCGATGAGGTCCGCAGTGCCGAGCAGTTTTGGCAGCAGCAGGGCATTTCCGGCGTGCCGGCCGTCGTATTTGACCGCAAGCACCTGGTGACCGGCGCGCAGGGCGTGGACAATTACACCGGCATCCTGGCGCAACTCGCCGAGATGCGAGGTTAG
- a CDS encoding M20/M25/M40 family metallo-hydrolase: MSLESVLARIDSDLPAATDRLLELLRIPSISTDPAFKDACQSAADWLVADLTSLGVRASKRDTPGHPMVVGHVEGPEGQDVPHLLFYGHYDVQPVDPLNLWDRDPFDPAIEDTAKGKVIRGRGAADDKGQLMTFIEACRAWKAEHGALPCKITFFLEGEEESGSPSLVPFMQENAEELTCDLALICDTGMFNPSTPALVTMLRGLLGEELTITGPAKDLHSGMYGGIARNPIRVLSSVIANLHDAEGRVTVPGFYEGVPDLDPELKAQWDGLDFEPESFLGEVGLSQPAGETDRSGLEQIWSRPTCEVNGIWGGYTGEGFKTVLPSKAQAKISFRLVFQQDPLKIRESFRAYVQSMLPPDCTVDFHGHGASSAGIMETSAPSFEQARQALSDEWPEAAAYVGCGGSIPIAGHFKKILGMDAMLIGFGNDDDQIHSPNEKYDLNAFHKGMRSWARVLEALTRG; the protein is encoded by the coding sequence ATGTCCCTTGAATCCGTCCTTGCACGCATCGATTCCGATCTTCCGGCCGCGACCGACCGCCTTCTGGAATTGTTGCGCATCCCGTCGATCTCGACCGACCCCGCCTTTAAGGACGCCTGCCAAAGTGCGGCGGACTGGCTGGTCGCGGACCTGACATCGCTTGGCGTCCGCGCCAGCAAGCGGGACACACCGGGCCATCCGATGGTGGTCGGCCATGTCGAGGGCCCCGAAGGTCAGGATGTGCCGCACCTGCTGTTCTACGGGCATTATGACGTGCAACCGGTCGATCCGCTGAACCTCTGGGACCGCGACCCCTTCGATCCGGCGATCGAGGACACGGCCAAGGGCAAGGTGATCAGGGGCCGCGGCGCAGCCGACGACAAGGGCCAGTTGATGACCTTTATCGAGGCCTGCCGCGCCTGGAAGGCCGAACATGGCGCCCTGCCCTGCAAGATCACCTTCTTCCTGGAAGGCGAAGAAGAATCGGGCTCGCCCTCCCTTGTCCCCTTCATGCAGGAAAACGCCGAAGAACTGACCTGCGACCTGGCGCTGATCTGCGACACGGGCATGTTCAACCCCAGCACTCCGGCGCTGGTTACCATGCTGCGCGGCCTGCTGGGTGAGGAACTGACCATCACCGGCCCCGCAAAGGACCTGCATTCGGGCATGTACGGCGGCATCGCGCGCAACCCGATCCGGGTGCTTTCCTCGGTGATCGCGAACCTGCATGACGCCGAAGGTCGCGTCACCGTGCCGGGTTTCTACGAAGGCGTGCCGGACCTTGACCCCGAACTTAAGGCCCAGTGGGACGGCCTTGATTTCGAGCCGGAATCCTTTCTGGGCGAAGTTGGCCTGTCACAGCCCGCCGGCGAAACGGACCGCAGCGGGCTGGAACAGATCTGGTCGCGCCCGACCTGCGAGGTCAACGGCATCTGGGGCGGCTACACCGGCGAAGGGTTCAAGACCGTCCTGCCGTCCAAAGCCCAGGCCAAGATCTCGTTCCGGCTGGTGTTCCAGCAGGATCCGCTGAAGATCCGCGAAAGCTTCCGCGCCTACGTCCAATCCATGCTGCCGCCCGATTGCACGGTCGATTTCCACGGCCATGGCGCCAGTTCGGCCGGGATCATGGAAACCTCTGCCCCCAGCTTTGAACAGGCCCGACAGGCTCTGTCGGACGAATGGCCCGAAGCGGCCGCCTATGTCGGTTGCGGCGGCTCGATCCCGATTGCCGGGCACTTCAAGAAGATCCTCGGCATGGATGCGATGCTGATCGGCTTCGGCAATGACGACGACCAGATCCATTCGCCCAACGAGAAATACGATCTTAACGCCTTTCATAAAGGAATGAGAAGCTGGGCCCGCGTGCTTGAGGCGTTGACACGGGGCTGA
- the hemA gene encoding 5-aminolevulinate synthase: MSYEAQLDQAIGKLHEEGRYRTFIDIVRHKGKFPHATWRRPDGTETPVTVWCGNDYLGMGQHPAVLSAMHDALDVAGAGSGGTRNISGTTLYHKALEAEISDLHGKEAALVFTSAYVANDATLSTLPKLFPGLIIYSDALNHASMIEGVRRNGGAKRIFRHNDVDHLRELLEADDPAAPKLIAFESIYSMDGDFGPIEAICDLADEFNALTYIDEVHAVGMYGPRGGGVTERDNLAHRIDIINGTMAKAFGVLGGYIAASARMVDAVRSYAPGFIFSSSIPPAVAAGCAASIRHLKSDQALRDRHQEGASVLKTRFKALGLPLIDHGSHIVPVMVGNPVHTKVLSDMLLDDHGIYVQPINFPTVPRGTERLRFTPSPVHGPKETGKLIRAMDALWSHCALNRQELAG, from the coding sequence GTGAGTTACGAAGCCCAACTGGACCAGGCCATCGGCAAGCTGCATGAAGAAGGCCGTTATCGCACGTTCATCGACATCGTGCGGCACAAGGGGAAATTTCCTCATGCGACCTGGCGCCGTCCCGATGGGACCGAGACCCCGGTCACGGTCTGGTGCGGCAACGACTACCTCGGCATGGGCCAGCATCCGGCGGTCCTGTCGGCCATGCATGATGCGCTGGACGTGGCGGGGGCCGGTTCGGGCGGGACACGCAACATTTCGGGCACGACACTTTACCACAAGGCGCTGGAAGCCGAGATTTCCGATCTGCACGGCAAGGAAGCCGCGCTGGTCTTCACCTCGGCCTATGTCGCCAACGATGCGACGCTCAGCACGCTGCCAAAGCTGTTCCCCGGCCTGATCATCTATTCCGACGCGCTGAACCATGCCTCGATGATCGAGGGTGTGCGGCGCAACGGCGGGGCCAAGCGGATCTTCCGGCACAATGACGTGGACCATCTGCGCGAATTGCTGGAAGCCGACGATCCTGCCGCGCCCAAGCTGATCGCCTTTGAATCGATCTATTCGATGGACGGTGATTTCGGCCCGATCGAGGCGATCTGCGACCTCGCGGATGAATTCAACGCCCTGACCTATATCGACGAGGTCCACGCGGTCGGCATGTACGGCCCGCGCGGTGGCGGGGTTACCGAACGCGACAACCTGGCCCACCGGATCGACATCATCAACGGCACCATGGCCAAGGCCTTTGGCGTCCTCGGCGGCTATATCGCGGCCTCGGCACGGATGGTGGATGCGGTGCGCAGCTATGCGCCGGGCTTCATCTTCTCCAGCTCGATCCCGCCGGCGGTGGCGGCGGGCTGTGCCGCCTCGATCCGGCATCTGAAGTCAGATCAGGCCTTGCGAGACCGCCACCAGGAGGGCGCCTCGGTGCTCAAGACGCGGTTCAAGGCCCTGGGCCTGCCGCTGATTGACCACGGCAGCCATATCGTCCCGGTGATGGTCGGCAATCCGGTGCATACCAAGGTCCTGTCGGACATGCTGCTGGACGATCACGGGATCTACGTGCAGCCGATCAACTTCCCCACCGTGCCGCGTGGGACGGAACGGCTGCGTTTTACCCCGTCGCCGGTGCACGGCCCGAAAGAGACCGGCAAGCTGATCCGCGCCATGGATGCGCTCTGGTCGCATTGCGCGCTGAACCGTCAGGAATTGGCTGGCTGA
- a CDS encoding helix-turn-helix domain-containing protein: MRGERATLGKSLLDVQRELRIKANYIAAIENCDPQAFDTPGFIAGYVRSYSRYLGMDPDETFRKFCAESGFVSANGKSFDSAPRKPERVRSDKGRKDSARRDRAPQMSRAETAVGKATAADETPRVGAFKARDPFTAPATPFIPQGDSMLSRIEPAAIGSALVLLAVIGGLGYGGYAVLNEIQRVQFAPVENRPDVLADLDPLAGATRRIEDPVAGQQSAGLYVAQGEGLDRLYRPKALDVPVVVSRDAPISTLNPSQIGTFAAGPEVTAPALPADSTAGEMVAGLHPAEASPVPQVVTDVPPGVSLLAVRPAWVRVQSVDGSIIFEKIMDAGETFQLPNSEDAPILRAGMAGSVYFSVDGELYGPAGKGTSAVRNIGLAPQDLKESFVLADLTLDPEAARVVAVAEANIDGLPITD, translated from the coding sequence ATGCGTGGGGAGCGTGCGACGCTCGGGAAATCCCTGCTTGATGTGCAAAGAGAGCTGCGCATCAAGGCCAATTACATTGCCGCCATCGAAAACTGTGACCCTCAGGCGTTTGATACGCCGGGCTTCATCGCCGGCTATGTAAGGTCCTATTCGCGCTATCTCGGCATGGACCCGGATGAAACCTTCCGCAAGTTCTGTGCCGAAAGCGGTTTTGTTTCCGCCAACGGGAAAAGTTTCGACAGCGCCCCCCGCAAACCGGAGCGAGTGCGCAGCGACAAGGGCCGCAAGGACAGCGCTCGCCGCGACCGCGCCCCTCAGATGTCGCGCGCCGAGACCGCCGTGGGTAAGGCGACTGCCGCAGACGAGACGCCCCGTGTTGGCGCTTTCAAGGCCCGCGATCCCTTCACCGCACCGGCGACACCCTTCATCCCGCAGGGCGACAGCATGCTGTCGCGGATCGAACCGGCGGCCATCGGCTCGGCCCTTGTGTTGCTCGCGGTGATTGGCGGGCTGGGGTACGGGGGCTACGCGGTTCTCAATGAAATTCAGCGGGTCCAGTTTGCGCCCGTGGAAAACCGGCCCGATGTGCTGGCGGACCTGGATCCACTGGCCGGGGCGACCCGCCGGATCGAGGATCCGGTCGCCGGGCAGCAATCCGCAGGTCTTTACGTGGCCCAGGGCGAAGGCCTCGACAGGCTCTATCGTCCCAAGGCGCTGGATGTGCCGGTCGTCGTGTCCCGCGATGCCCCGATTTCCACGCTGAACCCATCCCAGATCGGTACCTTCGCCGCCGGCCCCGAGGTCACGGCGCCCGCGCTGCCGGCCGATAGCACAGCCGGAGAGATGGTCGCCGGCCTGCACCCAGCCGAAGCAAGCCCGGTTCCGCAGGTCGTAACCGATGTGCCGCCGGGTGTTTCGCTGCTGGCGGTACGTCCGGCCTGGGTGCGGGTTCAATCCGTCGATGGTTCGATCATCTTTGAAAAGATCATGGATGCGGGCGAAACCTTCCAACTGCCAAACTCCGAAGATGCGCCGATCCTACGCGCCGGCATGGCCGGTTCGGTCTATTTCAGCGTCGACGGAGAGCTTTACGGCCCCGCCGGCAAAGGCACCTCGGCGGTGCGCAATATTGGCCTCGCTCCGCAGGACCTGAAAGAAAGCTTCGTGCTGGCTGATCTGACCCTCGACCCCGAAGCGGCCCGCGTCGTTGCCGTGGCCGAAGCGAACATCGACGGTCTGCCGATCACCGATTGA
- the ispG gene encoding flavodoxin-dependent (E)-4-hydroxy-3-methylbut-2-enyl-diphosphate synthase, with translation MSHNPIRPWRNIDRRKSRQIMVGNVPVGGGAPITVQTMTNTDSSDVKATLDQVIRAAEAGADIVRISEPDQAATRALKEIARESPVPIVADIHFHYKRAIEAAEAGAACLRINPGNIGDESRVKEVIKAARDHGCSIRIGVNAGSLEKHLLDKYGEPCPDAMVESGLDHIKILQDLDFHEFKISVKASDVFMAAAAYQMLAEATDAPIHLGITEAGGLTSGTIKSAIGLGNLLWMGIGDTIRVSLSADPVEEVKVGYEILKSLGLRHRGVNIISCPSCARQGFDVIRTVEALEQRLEHIKTPMSLSIIGCVVNGPGEALMTDVGFTGGGAGSGMVYLAGKQSHKMSNDQMVDHIVEEVEKRAEAIEAGNVAAQAAE, from the coding sequence ATGTCGCATAATCCCATCCGTCCCTGGCGCAATATTGATCGCCGCAAGAGCCGCCAGATCATGGTCGGAAATGTTCCGGTCGGAGGCGGCGCGCCGATCACTGTCCAGACCATGACCAACACCGATTCCTCGGATGTGAAGGCGACGCTGGATCAGGTCATTCGTGCGGCCGAGGCCGGGGCCGATATCGTCCGTATCTCGGAGCCCGATCAGGCGGCGACGCGGGCGCTGAAGGAAATCGCGCGCGAAAGCCCGGTGCCGATCGTCGCGGATATCCATTTCCACTACAAGCGTGCGATCGAGGCCGCCGAGGCCGGCGCTGCCTGCCTGCGGATCAATCCGGGCAATATCGGCGACGAAAGCCGCGTGAAAGAGGTCATCAAGGCGGCACGCGATCACGGCTGTTCGATCCGCATCGGCGTCAACGCCGGTAGCCTTGAAAAACACTTGCTGGACAAATACGGCGAGCCCTGCCCGGATGCGATGGTCGAAAGCGGGCTGGATCACATCAAGATCCTGCAAGACCTCGACTTTCACGAATTCAAAATCTCGGTGAAGGCCTCGGATGTCTTCATGGCCGCCGCCGCCTATCAAATGCTGGCAGAGGCCACAGATGCGCCGATCCATCTTGGCATCACCGAGGCCGGTGGTCTGACCTCGGGTACGATCAAGAGCGCGATCGGGCTGGGTAACCTTTTGTGGATGGGGATCGGCGACACGATCCGCGTGTCCCTGTCGGCCGATCCGGTCGAAGAGGTGAAGGTGGGTTACGAAATCCTCAAGAGCCTCGGCTTGCGGCATCGCGGCGTGAACATCATTTCCTGCCCGTCCTGCGCGCGTCAGGGCTTTGACGTCATCCGCACGGTCGAGGCGCTGGAACAACGGCTCGAGCATATCAAGACCCCGATGAGCCTTTCGATCATCGGCTGCGTCGTCAACGGTCCGGGCGAGGCGTTGATGACCGATGTCGGCTTTACCGGCGGTGGCGCGGGCAGCGGCATGGTTTATCTGGCCGGCAAGCAGAGCCACAAGATGTCGAATGACCAGATGGTCGATCACATCGTGGAAGAGGTCGAAAAGCGCGCCGAGGCCATCGAGGCAGGTAATGTTGCGGCCCAGGCCGCCGAATAA
- a CDS encoding thioredoxin domain-containing protein, with protein MTRAKMSRISACALVLLLPLPGHAGDWVARLKRQPALMDQEMRQLLTQEPELVDEALAQVAAAQSDASWQPLQDEITSDLGQIGTEAPRLFAVSPQGIGPQVTASLTLFTRADCPACQRAEAELRVLAVQHPDKRFEIRSLSTTLPDRLAMALAETHGAEAAISFRAQVTTQDRAALTALLEQAGHDPEALLTLAESAQMNREADLQARQFEVLGLDTAPSYVMPDRLIRGQMPAVVLEGYLAE; from the coding sequence GTGACCCGGGCCAAAATGTCCCGGATCAGCGCCTGCGCGCTGGTCCTTCTGCTGCCTCTGCCGGGGCACGCAGGCGACTGGGTAGCAAGGTTAAAGCGTCAACCGGCCCTGATGGATCAGGAAATGCGCCAGTTGCTGACGCAGGAGCCCGAGCTTGTCGACGAAGCCCTGGCCCAGGTCGCGGCCGCGCAATCCGACGCCAGTTGGCAACCGCTTCAGGATGAGATCACCAGCGACCTCGGCCAGATCGGGACAGAGGCCCCGCGCCTGTTCGCTGTCTCGCCGCAGGGCATCGGGCCGCAGGTGACTGCCAGCCTGACCCTGTTTACCCGTGCCGATTGCCCGGCCTGTCAAAGGGCCGAAGCCGAACTGCGCGTCCTTGCGGTGCAGCATCCTGACAAACGGTTCGAAATTCGCAGCCTGTCCACCACCCTGCCCGACCGTCTGGCCATGGCCCTGGCCGAAACCCACGGGGCCGAGGCCGCGATAAGCTTTCGCGCCCAGGTCACCACGCAGGACCGCGCCGCCCTAACGGCGCTTCTTGAGCAGGCCGGCCACGACCCCGAGGCGCTTCTGACCCTGGCCGAAAGCGCGCAGATGAACAGGGAAGCAGACCTGCAAGCCCGGCAATTTGAAGTACTCGGCCTGGATACCGCGCCAAGCTACGTCATGCCGGATCGGTTGATCCGCGGGCAGATGCCCGCGGTCGTGCTGGAAGGCTACCTGGCGGAATAG